The following coding sequences are from one Pseudonocardia sp. HH130630-07 window:
- a CDS encoding cysteine desulfurase family protein codes for MTYLDHAATTPMLPAAVAAMSDALGRTGNASSLHSSGRRARREVEQGREQIAEAVGARPSEVVFTTGGTESDNLAVKGLYWARRAADPRRDRVLVSAAEHHAVIDAAEWLAEHEGARLRLLEVDGAGRIRPEVLRAAIAEDPGGTALVSVMWANNEVGTVNPVRELAAVAHEYGVPFHTDAVQAVGILDVDFAASGADALTLTGHKLGGPYGAGALLLGRDVACTPLLHGGGQERDVRSGTLDVPSLVGLATAVAESVASAPRRRTELAALRDELVTAVRATVPEAVLSGDALDARIDGGPGRLPGNAHLAFPGCEGDSLLMLLDAHGIDCSTGSACTAGVAQPSHVLLAMGADERLARGSLRFSLGHTSTRADVSALTDAIGSVVERARRAGRAPAAVTG; via the coding sequence ATGACGTACCTGGACCACGCGGCGACCACACCGATGCTGCCCGCCGCCGTCGCCGCCATGAGCGACGCGCTCGGCCGCACCGGCAACGCGTCGTCGCTGCACTCGTCGGGCCGCCGGGCCCGGCGCGAGGTCGAACAGGGCCGCGAGCAGATCGCGGAGGCGGTCGGTGCGCGCCCGTCCGAGGTCGTGTTCACCACCGGCGGGACCGAGAGCGACAACCTCGCGGTCAAGGGCCTGTACTGGGCCCGCCGCGCCGCGGACCCGCGCCGCGACCGGGTCCTGGTCTCGGCGGCCGAGCACCACGCCGTGATCGACGCCGCCGAGTGGCTGGCCGAGCACGAGGGCGCCCGACTGCGGCTGCTGGAGGTCGACGGCGCGGGCCGGATCCGGCCCGAGGTGCTGCGGGCCGCGATCGCCGAGGACCCGGGCGGCACCGCGCTCGTCTCGGTGATGTGGGCGAACAACGAGGTCGGCACGGTGAACCCGGTGCGCGAGCTCGCCGCGGTGGCGCACGAGTACGGCGTCCCGTTCCACACCGACGCGGTGCAGGCGGTCGGGATCCTCGACGTCGACTTCGCCGCGTCCGGCGCCGACGCGCTGACCCTCACCGGGCACAAGCTCGGCGGCCCCTACGGCGCCGGGGCCCTGCTGCTCGGCCGGGACGTCGCCTGCACCCCGCTGCTGCACGGCGGCGGCCAGGAGCGCGACGTCCGGTCCGGGACCCTCGACGTCCCGTCCCTGGTCGGGCTGGCCACCGCCGTCGCCGAGTCGGTCGCCTCGGCGCCCCGGCGGCGCACCGAGCTGGCCGCGCTGCGCGACGAGCTGGTGACCGCCGTGCGGGCCACGGTGCCCGAGGCGGTCCTCAGCGGCGACGCGCTCGACGCCCGGATCGACGGCGGCCCGGGCCGGCTGCCGGGCAACGCGCACCTGGCGTTCCCGGGCTGTGAGGGCGACAGCCTGCTGATGCTGCTCGACGCGCACGGGATCGACTGCTCCACCGGGTCCGCGTGCACCGCGGGGGTCGCCCAGCCCAGCCACGTGCTGCTCGCGATGGGGGCCGACGAGCGGCTCGCCCGCGGCTCGCTGCGGTTCTCCCTCGGTCACACCAGCACCCGGGCCGACGTGTCCGCACTGACCGACGCGATCGGCTCGGTCGTCGAACGCGCGCGCCGGGCCGGTCGTGCCCCGGCCGCGGTGACGGGCTGA